Below is a genomic region from Bacilli bacterium.
GAGCAACACGAATAAAGATCCGGTAATCGCGGTTTATCCAGGCAGCTTTGATCCCATTACGTATGGGCATTTGGACATCATTCACCGTGCCGCGGACATATTTGATCATCTCATCGTGGCGGTGCTGAACAATTCGAGCAAAGCCCCGTTGTTTACTGTGGATGAGCGAACCGAACTGCTGCAAGCGGTAACGAAAAATATTCCCAACGTGGAAGTGGACAGTTTTAGCGATCTTTTGATCCGCTATATGGAAACCAAGCAAGCAACCGTTATTGTGCGCGCACTGCGCTCGGTTTCCGACTACGAGTATGAATTGCAGCTGGCGTCCATGAACAGGCAAATCGGCCATGTGGAAACGCTGTTTATGACTTCAAATCCCAAATATTCGTACCTAAGCTCCAGCATCGTTCGGGAAATCGCGCGGTTTCGCGGACCGGTTACAGAGCTGGTCCCGCCGGAAGTGGAAAAAGCGCTGAAAAGCAAATTCGCGAAATAAGGTTATTTGGGTCGCGGCTGGCACATCCTGATAAAGCCCGCACTTGCAAGCAAAAAAACAAGCCAGGAAACAGCCGCGCTCAGGCCTAACAACCAGATGGCGCCTTGCGCGAAAAGCGGGGAAGCCGCGGCGGAAAGGTTCGGGCTTGCGACAACAGCGCGGAAAGCCTGCAATGCGCCGGGACTGCCGTAAAGCCAATGCGTAATCGGGCGATAGAGCAAGAGCGTAAAAAGAAAAGCGAGCGCGGCGTGTACGAGCCGCGCAAGAAGAAAGCGGCCGTAGTGAAACGCATTGGCGCCGACGATGCTCTTGACCTGGGCATGCACGGCAAAGCCGCTCCATGCGAGGATGCCGGCGGCAATGGCGGTCTGGGCGAGCTGTGTGGATGATATGTCCTGGCCGATCGCAAACACGCCGAGATTGGCTTCGACCGCTCCGGTTAAAATCGGGCCGG
It encodes:
- the coaD gene encoding pantetheine-phosphate adenylyltransferase — translated: MSNTNKDPVIAVYPGSFDPITYGHLDIIHRAADIFDHLIVAVLNNSSKAPLFTVDERTELLQAVTKNIPNVEVDSFSDLLIRYMETKQATVIVRALRSVSDYEYELQLASMNRQIGHVETLFMTSNPKYSYLSSSIVREIARFRGPVTELVPPEVEKALKSKFAK